In Vicinamibacteria bacterium, the genomic stretch GGTGGTGACGGCACCATCGTCACTTTCGTCATTAGTCCAGACGAGGCGCGAGTGCGGTGTCACTTCGATGTACCTACCGAAGAACGCCATAGGCTTTGAGGTCTCGTGGCCGAATTCGAAACGGTACCTGCCCCCGACACGAACATCCGCCTCGCAGGAAAGCAGGGACACGCCTGTCGACTTCGGTGCCCACCACCGCTTGAGCAGCTCGGGCTTGGTCCACGCCTCGAACACGATGCGCGCAGGGCCGTCGAAGGTTCGCGTAACGACGAGCTCACGCTCGGACCTGCGTTCCACCGTCGTGCGGTTCTTCATGGGGGTAGGCTCACCCTCTCTTCTTGCGTCCATCGACCTTCTCCTTCCGTTTCAGTTCCTCGACAACCTTGTCCAGCGCGTCGAAGCGTGCGTCCCAGAGCTGACGGTACCGCTCGATCCATGCCGCCTCCTCCTCCAGTCGGCGCAGGCCGAGCCTGCAGGTCCGCACGCGCCCAACCTTCTCCGTGGTGACGAGCCCCGCCTGCTCCA encodes the following:
- a CDS encoding SRPBCC family protein is translated as MKNRTTVERRSERELVVTRTFDGPARIVFEAWTKPELLKRWWAPKSTGVSLLSCEADVRVGGRYRFEFGHETSKPMAFFGRYIEVTPHSRLVWTNDESDDGAVTTVTFEEKGGKTLLVMHELYPSKEAVDGAIAGMEGAMPETFAQLDELLLSLGASVGRS
- a CDS encoding ArsR family transcriptional regulator; translated protein: EQAGLVTTEKVGRVRTCRLGLRRLEEEAAWIERYRQLWDARFDALDKVVEELKRKEKVDGRKKRG